A stretch of DNA from Deltaproteobacteria bacterium:
GTAACTGCTTGCAGGGATTCTTCGTATAACTGCCTTCCCTCAACACAGGCATCTGCTATGGCAGATACAAAAAGTTTGATTGCCCGGATAGCATCGTCATTGCCCGGTATTACAAAGTCAATGCCGCCGGGGTCACAATTAGTATCAACAACAGCAACCACAGGTATTCCCAGTTTCGTTGCCTCCCTTATGGCAATTGCCTCTTTTTTTGAGTCAATAACAAACATTGCCTTTGGCAGTGCACCCATCTCTTTGATTCCTGCCAAATAGTTTTCCAGTTTCTGACGCTCCCTGTCCAGTTTAAGCAATTCCTTTTTTGTACGAAGACTCTGAGTGCCTTCTGCAGTCAAGCCTTCCAGGTCCTTTAATCTTTTTATGCTATTTTTTACCGTAGAAAAATTTGTCAGTAAGCCGCCAACCCATCTTGCATGTATATATAACATCCCGCATCTCTGTGCCCCTTCTTTAACTATATCCTGTGCCTGTTTTTTTGTTCCAACGAATAGAATCTTTTCACCCCTTGCCGCAATATTTTTTATAAAATCATATCCATCTTTGAACATCTTTACAGTCTGCTGCAGGTCTATAATATAGATACCATTCCTTGCCCCAAAGATGTATGGTTTCATCTTCGGATTCCATCTTGCGGTCTGATGTCCAAAATGAACACCAGCCTCCAGAAGTTGTTTCATTGTCAGATACGCCATTCTTTTAATCCTCCTTTTGGTTTTCCCTCCGTCCTTCTTATCTTTGTCCAGAATCCTGAAGAAATTCAGGACACCGCTGGAAAGTATGAAAGACGTGTGTTTTAAAAAGTATCAAGAATTTCTATCACAACACATTACCATTTGCAAGTATAAAAAATCGTTTGTCAAGAAAGGAAAGAGAAAGAGGATGCAAGAGGATGGCTATTTTTTCATATAGATTGCATAAATTGTTATGCCAACCCCTATTGTGATAGATGAGTCTGCAATATTAAAGGCAGGCCAATGGTATGAACCTAAATATAAATCTAGAAAATCTGTTACCTCACCGAATAATATCCTGTCTATAAGATTCCCTAATGCACCGCCTGCAATCATGGAAAGCCCTAATCTTGCAAGATGGGTTTTGGATTTTAAATAGAAAGAGGCAATTATTCCTATGGCGGCTACGGAGGTCCCTATTAAAAAGATTTGTCTGAACAGTTTACTCTCTTCTCCAAAGATGCCAAATGCAGCCCCTGGATTTCTTATATATGTGATATTGAAGATGCCCAGTATTACCTCAATAGACTGAAAAAGGACAAGAGAATCCCTGATAATGAATTTTGTAATCTGGTCAATGACCACAATAAGTGCGGCGGTTGTCAGAAATGTCTTATGTATGGTTAGTATTGATGCCTTCATATTTGCAAAAGTCCACTGTGGACTATCAGGTCAAAAATGATATAATATTAATCCTTACCTGTCAAACTTGAAATGGTGAGACGGCGACTTAAAATGGTGCCCCCCACAATAAAGTGCTGTTACCAAAATTACCAAAATTACCTTGACAGGTTCAATACATTTGTATACAGTATACAACAAATAGATGGTAATAGAAGTAGGATTATGCTGATTTTATTTGTCTGAAATCATGGCAAGAAATTATGGTATTACCCAAAGGTGTGATTTGGTAGATGTTGAGTTGCCAAGCCTCATGAGGGATAAATTCCCTTATGATTCCGTGTGCAAGGTCACCTTTGACGGAAAATTCCCTGAAAAAAAACCTACTGAAAGAATCTGGATAACAGATACAACATTCAGAGATGGGCAGCAGGCAAGACCGCCATATACTGTAAAGCAGATAGTTGATATTTATAAGATGTTGAATAAACTTGGCGGTCCGAATGGCGTAATAAGGCAGACAGAGTTTTTTATATATA
This window harbors:
- the lspA gene encoding signal peptidase II produces the protein MKASILTIHKTFLTTAALIVVIDQITKFIIRDSLVLFQSIEVILGIFNITYIRNPGAAFGIFGEESKLFRQIFLIGTSVAAIGIIASFYLKSKTHLARLGLSMIAGGALGNLIDRILFGEVTDFLDLYLGSYHWPAFNIADSSITIGVGITIYAIYMKK
- the rpsB gene encoding 30S ribosomal protein S2, encoding MAYLTMKQLLEAGVHFGHQTARWNPKMKPYIFGARNGIYIIDLQQTVKMFKDGYDFIKNIAARGEKILFVGTKKQAQDIVKEGAQRCGMLYIHARWVGGLLTNFSTVKNSIKRLKDLEGLTAEGTQSLRTKKELLKLDRERQKLENYLAGIKEMGALPKAMFVIDSKKEAIAIREATKLGIPVVAVVDTNCDPGGIDFVIPGNDDAIRAIKLFVSAIADACVEGRQLYEESLQAVTDKEEVGDITVVSQESEVAVPTQEPAV